The following proteins are encoded in a genomic region of Streptomyces sp. NBC_01723:
- a CDS encoding GNAT family N-acetyltransferase has protein sequence MSEWDLAGDELSTARLSLRRPTEADIDAIFAIHSDPATCLHNPSDALARPEEAEELYQRWNNQWQSCGYGYWVVRRHNSARQLGFCGVKSMDLNGMNVLNLFYRFATSAWGQGFASEAATAVTDWVSRHVTDLPLIARVRPANAASQRVAVRAGLMRAEHLDGPGYDGFDWIYAAKLPG, from the coding sequence ATGAGCGAATGGGACCTGGCTGGCGATGAGCTGTCGACCGCCCGACTATCACTGCGGCGTCCGACCGAAGCCGACATCGATGCAATCTTCGCGATCCACAGTGACCCCGCAACCTGCCTGCACAATCCCTCCGACGCTCTCGCCCGGCCCGAAGAGGCCGAGGAGCTCTATCAGCGCTGGAACAACCAATGGCAGAGCTGCGGATACGGGTACTGGGTTGTCCGACGCCACAACTCTGCCCGGCAATTGGGGTTCTGCGGGGTCAAGTCCATGGACCTGAATGGCATGAACGTTCTCAACCTCTTCTACCGTTTCGCCACCTCGGCATGGGGCCAGGGCTTCGCCAGCGAGGCGGCGACCGCAGTGACCGACTGGGTATCGCGCCACGTTACCGACCTCCCGCTGATCGCCCGAGTCCGACCGGCTAACGCTGCCTCGCAGCGCGTGGCGGTACGTGCCGGCCTGATGCGGGCAGAACATCTCGACGGCCCCGGATACGACGGCTTCGACTGGATCTACGCAGCGAAACTGCCTGGCTGA
- a CDS encoding PucR family transcriptional regulator — translation MSQQVPEGVARLAARIEPQVNRLARHIVERQRAEVPGFDRLPSSMQDLEIAATARHAVRGFLDRIQGQPDADTELFRRRAVQRAEEGIPLARLLRTYHVGVEVLLDALSAETHPGEEADLLWLVRHLLRALNVTVEEVTEAYLAGLAVEHASMRELAWALIRGEQPEEMAARCGLALEPAYLVLSIRTTEPPEPLIARRLLRQVVAQLAPLTDSRVLSLQNEFGGHVLLPAGLPPQDIARRLATGPGQAPVVGAAPAATPGDVPAATERADLIATLAGRPGVHQLQDVLLDYCIARPADSATELAAILEPLDRHPELAVTLAAFLDCDLDRRRAAHALGVHPNTVDNRLARTTELTGLDPRTTRGVQLFGAAFAIRRQPQPRLEAPRHTNVR, via the coding sequence ATGTCACAACAGGTGCCCGAGGGGGTGGCCCGGCTGGCCGCCCGGATCGAACCACAGGTCAACCGCCTGGCCCGGCACATAGTCGAACGCCAACGAGCCGAAGTGCCCGGCTTTGACCGGCTGCCCAGCAGCATGCAGGATCTCGAGATTGCCGCGACCGCCCGCCACGCAGTCCGCGGATTCCTTGACCGCATCCAGGGCCAACCTGATGCCGACACCGAACTGTTCCGCAGGCGCGCCGTCCAACGCGCCGAGGAGGGCATACCCCTGGCCCGACTGCTCCGGACCTACCACGTGGGCGTCGAGGTGCTACTGGACGCACTGAGCGCGGAGACCCACCCCGGTGAGGAGGCCGACCTGCTGTGGCTCGTCCGGCACCTGTTGCGGGCACTCAACGTCACCGTCGAGGAGGTCACCGAGGCATATCTTGCAGGACTTGCTGTGGAACACGCCTCCATGCGGGAATTGGCCTGGGCGCTGATCCGCGGCGAGCAGCCCGAGGAGATGGCAGCGCGCTGCGGTCTGGCACTCGAACCCGCCTACCTGGTGCTCAGCATCCGCACCACCGAGCCTCCCGAACCACTGATCGCGCGACGACTGCTGCGCCAGGTTGTGGCACAGTTGGCTCCGCTGACCGATAGTCGCGTGCTGAGCCTCCAGAACGAGTTCGGCGGCCACGTACTGCTGCCGGCAGGCCTCCCACCGCAGGACATCGCACGGCGTCTGGCCACCGGGCCTGGGCAAGCCCCGGTCGTCGGCGCCGCACCCGCCGCCACTCCGGGCGACGTACCTGCCGCAACCGAACGCGCCGACCTCATCGCGACACTCGCCGGACGGCCCGGCGTGCACCAGCTCCAGGACGTCCTCCTCGACTACTGCATCGCCCGCCCCGCGGACAGCGCCACCGAACTGGCAGCGATTCTGGAACCGCTTGATCGCCATCCTGAACTAGCCGTGACGCTGGCAGCCTTCCTCGACTGCGATCTCGACCGACGCCGCGCCGCCCATGCACTAGGCGTGCACCCCAACACCGTCGACAACCGGCTTGCCCGAACCACCGAACTGACCGGCCTAGACCCGCGCACCACGCGCGGCGTCCAGCTCTTCGGAGCCGCCTTCGCCATCCGCCGCCAACCCCAGCCGAGACTCGAAGCTCCTCGCCACACAAACGTACGCTGA
- a CDS encoding alkyl sulfatase dimerization domain-containing protein yields the protein MSLSLTNYADQVWRGTADESIVHTGLAGAGILEVMDGVGFHPGFGNVIAFQGDGEIVLFDSGNPLGAGALHSAVRAWSTLPVSAAIFSHGHIDHVFGMAPFDAEEHARPMVVAQERISERFDRYVLTNGYNAVINQRQFQMPELTWPGEYRRPDVSYRDAMTLTRGGLTFELFHVRGETDDATVAWLPEQRILCPGDMFIWVTPNCGNPQKVQRYPREWALALRRMAALGAEIMLPSHGAPVFGADRICQALTDTAEWLESLIEQTLAGINSGARLDELIHSVRPPAHLADRVYLQAKYDEPEFIVRNLWRRYAGWYDGNPAHLKPAPDARIAAAVAELTGGPAILTDAARRYADAGELRLAGHLAELAVQAAPDDPAVHAARAEVNEARAAAEASLMARGIFTWAAAESRQRVGDPGTMAAPTARLVSLEAEAASAAREMAGE from the coding sequence ATGAGTCTCTCCCTCACGAATTACGCCGACCAGGTTTGGCGTGGGACTGCCGATGAAAGCATCGTGCACACGGGGCTGGCTGGCGCCGGGATACTGGAGGTGATGGACGGCGTTGGCTTCCACCCCGGCTTTGGAAACGTCATTGCCTTCCAGGGCGACGGCGAGATCGTTCTGTTCGACAGTGGAAACCCGTTGGGCGCCGGTGCGCTGCACAGCGCTGTCCGCGCGTGGAGCACGCTCCCGGTGAGCGCCGCCATTTTTTCGCACGGGCACATAGACCACGTCTTCGGCATGGCGCCCTTCGACGCGGAGGAACATGCCCGGCCGATGGTGGTCGCCCAGGAAAGGATCAGCGAACGCTTTGATCGGTATGTGCTCACCAACGGCTACAACGCGGTGATCAACCAGAGGCAGTTCCAGATGCCGGAACTGACCTGGCCGGGCGAGTACCGCAGGCCCGACGTCAGTTACCGGGACGCGATGACCCTGACCCGGGGCGGCCTGACCTTTGAGCTCTTCCATGTCCGGGGCGAGACCGACGACGCCACCGTCGCCTGGCTGCCCGAGCAGCGCATCCTCTGCCCCGGTGACATGTTCATCTGGGTGACACCGAACTGCGGCAACCCGCAGAAGGTCCAGCGCTACCCGCGCGAGTGGGCCCTCGCACTGCGCCGAATGGCGGCACTGGGCGCAGAGATCATGCTGCCCTCACACGGCGCACCCGTCTTCGGCGCTGACCGGATCTGTCAGGCGCTCACCGATACCGCCGAGTGGCTTGAGAGCCTGATAGAGCAGACTCTCGCGGGCATCAACTCCGGTGCCCGGCTGGACGAACTCATCCACTCAGTGCGCCCGCCGGCGCACCTCGCGGACCGGGTGTACCTCCAGGCCAAGTACGACGAGCCGGAGTTCATCGTCCGCAACCTGTGGCGGCGCTATGCCGGCTGGTACGACGGAAACCCGGCCCATCTCAAGCCGGCGCCCGACGCTCGGATCGCCGCCGCCGTCGCCGAGCTGACCGGCGGTCCGGCAATCCTCACTGACGCCGCCCGCCGCTACGCCGATGCCGGTGAGCTCCGGCTGGCTGGTCACCTGGCCGAGCTGGCGGTCCAGGCAGCTCCGGACGACCCGGCCGTGCATGCCGCCCGCGCCGAGGTCAACGAGGCCCGCGCCGCAGCCGAGGCCTCTTTGATGGCGCGCGGAATCTTCACCTGGGCCGCCGCTGAATCGCGTCAACGCGTCGGTGATCCCGGGACGATGGCTGCTCCGACTGCTCGGCTTGTGAGCCTCGAGGCTGAAGCGGCGAGTGCCGCCCGGGAGATGGCGGGCGAGTAG
- a CDS encoding TetR family transcriptional regulator, whose amino-acid sequence METSATDPGRRELNKRRTRQALERAAARLFEEKGYEATTVRDIAEVAGVGERTFFRYFPSKESLILQQAQDLVLLVGDELRSRPATEPPLVALRNAILELAARRGSAPAILFTGVQPPGPPGRGERFLLFDLEEVLAAAFLDRLAAAGSDPADRESLLRASVLARAGVGVLRAVRLAFSRLPEAERDSAEVVDLVRKGFAVLER is encoded by the coding sequence ATGGAGACGTCAGCAACCGACCCCGGACGCCGGGAACTGAACAAGCGGCGCACCCGCCAGGCCCTTGAACGGGCGGCGGCTAGGTTGTTCGAGGAAAAGGGCTACGAGGCAACAACCGTGCGTGATATTGCCGAGGTCGCAGGTGTGGGCGAACGCACCTTCTTCCGCTACTTCCCCTCGAAGGAGAGCCTGATCCTGCAGCAGGCTCAGGACCTCGTGCTGCTCGTCGGGGACGAGCTGCGCTCCCGCCCGGCGACGGAGCCGCCCCTGGTCGCCCTGCGCAACGCCATTTTGGAACTCGCTGCGCGCCGCGGGAGCGCCCCGGCGATCCTGTTCACCGGCGTCCAGCCGCCCGGCCCGCCCGGCCGCGGTGAGCGCTTCCTCCTGTTCGATCTGGAGGAGGTGCTCGCAGCCGCCTTCCTGGACCGGCTCGCCGCCGCCGGTTCTGATCCGGCGGATCGCGAGAGCCTGCTCCGAGCGTCCGTGCTGGCCCGCGCGGGTGTGGGAGTCCTGCGCGCGGTCCGGCTTGCCTTCAGTCGCCTGCCCGAGGCGGAACGCGACTCGGCCGAGGTTGTCGACCTGGTACGCAAGGGGTTCGCGGTACTGGAGAGGTAG
- a CDS encoding MMPL family transporter produces the protein MPALLSRLGRLAFRYRRRVLALWLALIAAVVGCMIAFGGTDKLDDTFSVPGSESQQALDRMKTDFPSFSGTSAQVVFTTPAGQKVTDPASLAAINTALDAAKSAPQVAKVIDPVSAHTISADGSTAVAQIQYEVPQSGLQTDSVDALKTAVSSAHTSGLDVQVGGTALGSATSESSSSELIGIGVALIILALTFGSLLTAGIPLVSALAGVTTAIAGMLSLTGLTAISSTAESLALMIGLAVGIDYVLFIVSRHRSQLAHGAEPEESAALAVGTAGSAVVFAGLTVVIAMAGLSVVGIPYLTVMGLAAAGAVLTAVLVAVTLLPALLGFAGARLTPRPGTRALRREQALARTDGRPANTGERWFRLITRRPLVTVVAVAAALLALAWPAHSLRLALPDNGTAPATSSQRLAYDQISQELGPGVNGPLLVLADTGNTTDPTAAADHIATTIRALPDVAAVGNPIANPTTHTALIQVIPKSAPSDEATKTLVNTIRADEASIQQKTGASISVTGSTAVGIDVSAKLDSAMIPFASVVVGLSLLLLLLVFRSLVVPLKAAVGFLLSTAATLGAVVGVFQFGHFGHLLGVDRAGPVSSFLPIILLAVLFGLAMDYEVFLVSRMREDYVRTRNAIGAVHSGARHSARVVTSAALIMVAVFAAFLTTDNQMLKQTAFALATGVFLDAFVIRMTLVPAILTLTRHTAWWLPSWLARRLPDLDIEGESLHQVPTDRGAASATEARLAPPPDKEPTMSK, from the coding sequence ATGCCCGCATTGCTCTCACGTCTGGGACGCCTGGCCTTCCGCTATCGACGACGCGTCCTCGCGCTCTGGCTCGCGTTGATCGCCGCCGTCGTCGGCTGCATGATCGCCTTCGGCGGTACCGACAAGCTCGACGACACCTTCTCCGTCCCTGGCTCCGAGTCCCAGCAGGCACTGGACCGGATGAAGACCGACTTCCCCTCCTTCTCCGGCACCAGCGCGCAGGTCGTGTTCACCACCCCCGCCGGGCAGAAGGTGACCGACCCCGCCAGCCTCGCCGCGATCAACACCGCCCTGGACGCCGCCAAATCCGCACCCCAGGTCGCCAAGGTCATCGACCCCGTCTCCGCCCACACCATCTCCGCCGACGGCTCCACCGCCGTCGCGCAGATCCAGTACGAAGTACCGCAGAGCGGCCTGCAGACCGACTCCGTCGACGCATTGAAGACCGCGGTGAGCAGCGCACACACGTCCGGGCTGGACGTCCAGGTCGGCGGTACGGCCCTCGGCTCGGCCACGTCGGAGTCCAGTAGCTCCGAACTCATCGGCATCGGAGTCGCGCTCATCATCCTCGCACTGACCTTCGGCTCGTTGCTGACCGCCGGGATACCGCTGGTCAGTGCTCTGGCAGGGGTGACCACCGCCATCGCTGGGATGCTTTCACTCACCGGCCTGACAGCCATCTCCTCAACCGCGGAGAGCCTGGCCCTGATGATCGGACTGGCTGTCGGCATCGACTACGTGCTGTTCATCGTCAGCCGCCACCGATCCCAGCTCGCGCACGGAGCCGAGCCCGAGGAATCGGCCGCCCTGGCCGTCGGCACCGCCGGAAGCGCCGTTGTCTTCGCCGGGCTGACCGTGGTCATCGCCATGGCCGGACTCTCCGTCGTCGGCATCCCGTACCTGACGGTCATGGGACTGGCCGCTGCCGGAGCCGTTCTCACCGCCGTCCTGGTCGCCGTCACCCTGCTGCCCGCGCTGCTCGGCTTCGCAGGGGCACGCCTGACCCCCAGGCCCGGCACCCGCGCGCTGCGCCGCGAGCAGGCGCTGGCTCGCACCGACGGCAGGCCCGCCAACACCGGAGAGCGCTGGTTCCGGCTGATCACTCGCCGCCCGCTGGTGACCGTCGTAGCCGTGGCTGCCGCCCTCCTCGCGCTCGCCTGGCCCGCACACAGCCTGCGCCTGGCACTGCCCGACAACGGCACCGCGCCCGCCACCTCCTCGCAGCGCCTCGCCTACGACCAGATCAGCCAGGAACTCGGCCCTGGCGTCAACGGCCCGCTCCTCGTCCTGGCCGACACCGGAAACACAACAGACCCCACTGCCGCCGCCGACCACATCGCCACCACGATCCGCGCCCTGCCCGACGTCGCCGCCGTCGGGAACCCGATCGCCAACCCAACCACGCACACCGCACTGATCCAGGTCATCCCCAAGAGCGCGCCCAGCGACGAGGCCACCAAGACGCTGGTCAACACCATCCGCGCCGACGAGGCCTCGATCCAGCAGAAGACCGGCGCCAGCATCAGCGTCACCGGCAGCACGGCCGTCGGCATCGACGTCTCAGCCAAGCTCGACTCGGCGATGATCCCCTTTGCCTCCGTCGTGGTCGGCCTGTCCCTGCTCCTGCTGCTTCTGGTCTTCCGCTCGCTGGTGGTCCCGCTCAAGGCCGCGGTCGGCTTCCTGCTCTCCACCGCGGCGACCCTCGGTGCCGTGGTCGGGGTCTTCCAGTTCGGCCACTTCGGTCACCTGCTGGGCGTGGACCGCGCCGGGCCGGTCAGCAGCTTCCTGCCGATCATCCTTCTGGCCGTCCTGTTCGGACTCGCCATGGACTACGAGGTCTTCCTGGTCTCGCGGATGCGCGAGGACTACGTCCGCACCAGGAACGCGATCGGCGCCGTGCACAGCGGCGCCCGACACAGCGCGCGGGTGGTCACCTCAGCGGCCCTGATCATGGTCGCGGTGTTCGCCGCATTCCTCACCACAGACAACCAGATGCTCAAGCAGACCGCCTTCGCCCTGGCCACCGGCGTCTTCCTGGACGCATTCGTGATCCGGATGACCCTCGTCCCGGCCATCCTCACCCTGACCCGTCACACGGCCTGGTGGCTCCCCAGCTGGCTGGCCCGCCGACTGCCCGACCTCGACATCGAGGGCGAAAGCCTGCACCAGGTGCCGACGGACCGAGGCGCCGCGTCCGCGACCGAGGCACGGCTCGCACCGCCGCCCGACAAGGAACCGACGATGAGCAAATGA
- a CDS encoding LmeA family phospholipid-binding protein: MARRHRTATITACTLLAAAITAGAGELAARGVIHDRVAKAAPGLAGNMTVSMGGDWALWSLVVDQHIPQLDISSDSAKFGPLSQVAVQAQLNAVRLNSSKATVDSTHVQVTVPTQSIADAIQATAPSVPVSSVTTDPGSGTITAAVGSGGIGLLTLHPVLKDGKASLAVDGLTVFGRTVPTSRLGMKDGDLGRASGVKQTYPLGLKASVADVQPDGLHITLTGGPSTLSGA; this comes from the coding sequence ATGGCGCGCCGACACCGCACCGCCACGATTACCGCATGCACCCTCCTCGCCGCCGCCATTACCGCCGGCGCCGGCGAACTCGCGGCCCGTGGCGTGATCCACGATCGCGTCGCGAAAGCCGCCCCCGGCTTGGCGGGTAACATGACAGTCAGCATGGGCGGCGACTGGGCGCTGTGGAGCCTGGTGGTCGACCAGCACATCCCGCAGCTCGACATCAGCAGCGACAGCGCCAAGTTCGGGCCCTTGTCCCAGGTCGCCGTGCAGGCACAACTGAACGCAGTCCGCCTCAACAGCAGCAAAGCCACCGTCGACAGCACCCACGTCCAGGTCACCGTCCCCACCCAGTCCATCGCGGACGCGATCCAGGCCACCGCCCCGTCCGTGCCCGTCTCTTCCGTCACCACCGACCCCGGCTCGGGCACGATTACCGCCGCCGTCGGTTCAGGCGGCATCGGACTGCTGACGCTGCACCCCGTCCTCAAGGACGGGAAGGCATCCCTCGCCGTCGACGGGCTCACCGTCTTCGGGCGCACCGTCCCCACCAGCCGACTCGGGATGAAGGACGGCGACCTCGGTAGGGCCTCCGGCGTCAAGCAGACCTACCCCCTCGGCCTCAAGGCCAGCGTCGCAGACGTTCAACCAGACGGCCTGCACATCACCTTGACGGGCGGTCCCAGCACACTTTCCGGCGCCTGA